A region of the Chlamydia buteonis genome:
AAAGAGCCATTGCTTTTTTATCAACTTTTGTATGACTTTCTGCTGCTAAAGAAAGTATCCAAGATTTCAACTCTTCTTCACCTATGAACGTCGGGGCACTTTCAATAGCAAATACACAAGGGCCTATTTGAGAGATTTCTATTCCCAATTGTTTAAATTCTTCGATGTGAGATAAAAGAAAAACTCTCTCTTGAGGCGTAACCTCCAAACATAACGGAACCAAAAAATACTGGCTCTTGTAGCATTCTTGTTGGCTCTCCAGCAAAGATAGGTAAAATAAATGTTTACGCGCAGCTTCTGTAAAAATAGCATGAACTCCTTCAGAGTCCTCTGCAAGAACTATTTTTCCTAATGAAGTTAAAAAACGCACTCCTTGAGATTCTCCCCAAACTATTTCTGTCTGCGTGTCTATAGAAGGGATCTCCTGCTGGCAATCAGGGGAAGAAACAGATCGTATGGAAGGTGTTGCTAATCGTGTCACGGGTAAGCTCATAGGCTCCCAAGGTTGTTGTTCTAAAGAGGTCTCGAGAAGTTGCCCATCAAAAAATCGCAGCGTAGGCAAAGTAAAGGATGTTTTTTCACAAATTGAAGATTCTTGAGAGCGTGCTAACACCTCCCCTATAGACTCTGAAAGGAATTCTCTAACAAATTCTTCCTTAAGAATTCTTACTTCTGTTTTTTGAGGATGCACATTGAAATCACACCACTTTGGAGGAAGATAAAGTTTTAAAACAAAAACAGGATATCTTTGTGGAGGCAAGAGCATAGCATACGCCTCACTGATTTGCTTGGATATCAGCGCTGAATCTACAGGACGATCATTGATAAAAATCCGCTGTCCTAAACGCGTGGGGCGATGGAAAGACGGCGAACCTAAAAAACCTACAAGACGTACAGGTTCCTCTACCCTATCTACTCTAAAAGCCTCCTGCATGAAACCCTCGCCCATAACAAACGCGACACGCTCAGCAAGGCCTTGATGCTTAAGTATATGAAATTCCTGCTGTCTTTCGCTTATCCAAGACCAACCCACACCCTCTATGGATAAAATCCTATTTTCTAACAGCTTTCTCATGGCTACCCGATCTGTTTGAGGGCTTTTTTGAAACCCTCGACGCACAGGAACGTTATAAAATAAGGAATCTACGGAAATAGTTGTTCCTAGCTGACGTGGTTTTGCCTCTGCAGCAATAACTTCTCCTCCGTGGATTATTGTTCTAGACCCTTCTCCTCCTTTAGGACAGGAAAGGATCTCCATTTTAGAAATAGATGCTATTGCAGGGAGAGCTTCGCCTCGAAAGCCAAAACTTGATAATGAAAACACATCAGAAAACTCTTCTATCTTTGAGGTAGCATGACGCTTAAGAGCTAAAGTCACCTCCTCAGAGCTCATCCCACAGCCGTTGTCTTTAACAACAATAAGGCCCTGACCTCCCCCAAGTGTTTCTACCTCTATCTCATCAGCCCCAGCATCTAAAGCATTCTCTACCAACTCTTTAACAACAGATATAGCATTTTCAATTACCTCTCCCGCAGCTATCTGATTGATGGTAATTGTATCGAGTAGTTGGATAAGGGGTCTTGCAGCCATAGAAAATTCTAATAAAGGATCTTGCGAAAGCAAAAAGTAAAATACCCAAAAACTAATGTCAAGACACGTAATTTTTATAATCCTTAAGAGACAAAACAAGAACAACTTATCAAATGATAATCTGTAAAGAGCTTGAATTATATCCAATTAATAACTTGTTTTTTCAAAATAATTAATTTTAAAATTGATTTATGAATTAAATAATTTTAATTTTAGGAATTATATTAATGAGCAAGCCTACTTCAAATAATTCTAAAAAGCCATCAGCCTCGTTTAATAAAAAAACACGTAGCCGACTCGCTGAGCTTGCTGCACAAAAAAAAGCTAAGGCTAATGATTTAGAACAGAAATATCCTGTCCCAACAGAAGAAGAAACAAAACAAGCTTTAATGGGAATTTTACAGGGACTTGATGCCGGATTAACTCTCCAGCAAATCCTAGGGTTATCCGACGTTTTATTAGAAGAGATCTATACAATAGCTTACAGCTTTTATTCCCAAGGGAAATACAATGAAGCCATTGGCCTTTTCCAAATCCTTACAGCCTCAAAACCCCAGTGCTACAAGTATATCCTAGGCTTAAGCTCATGTTATCATCAACTCAAAATGTACAATGAAGCGGCCTTTGGCTTCTTCCTTGCTTTTGATGCGGAGCCTAATAACCCCATCCCTCCCTATTACATAGCTGACAGTTTAATGAAGATCGACCAAACCGAAGAATCTAGAGATTTCTTAGATATCACTATTGATATCTGTGCTAACAAACCCGAGTACAGAATTTTAAAAGAACGCTGTAACATCATGAAAGATTCTCTTAAAGGGAAGAGCTCGGACACAACTCCAAAAAAGAAAAAAACTACCTCTGCTAAATCAAAAACGCCGGCAAAAAAAACCTCCGGGAAAAAAAATTAACCTAGGGTTAGGAGAACTCCAATATGAATAAAAAAGTTAGAAAAACAAAAAAAACTACGACTACGGCTAAGAAGACGTCTACAAAACACACTAACACCTCTCCAGCCTTAGTTTCTAAGGGAACAGACAAACAAGAAAAAGCTATCTCAAACTTAGAGAATTTAGTTTCCTCGATCTATAAAGATTTACCTTTGGCTCAGACATTTTCTGGGATTCAAGATGAAAAACAACTAGCTCAGATAATGGCTGCTCTAAACGGCACTTTAGATTCTCTACCTATCGAGAGTTTAACTGAAGGCTTGTTTAACAATCCTAAAGAAGATGCTAAGTTTGCTAAAGATCTCGCCTCAGTACTTCATGGTTTAAAAAACTTATCTTCAACAGTAAACAAACATATCTCTGATAGACGTTAGTTTTACAATAATTTTAGATAACATAGGGTAATTAGAAGATGTCTCTTTCTACCTCAGGTCCAGATAGTTCCAATCAGAAAAATATCCTGGCTCAGGTGCTAGCTTCTACACCACAAGCAGTACCCAACCCAGACAAACTCGCTGGTAATGAAACTAAGCAAATTCAGCATACTCGCCAGGGAAAAAACGCTGAAATGCAGAGCGATGCTAGTATCGCTGGAACTCAGGGCAAGGAAAAAACTGGGGCTGTTTCTGAAGCACAATCTTCAGAGAATCTGATGGCAGGACAAGGGATTGCCGCAGGACAAGAGACTGTATCCGCAGAAGCTGCAGCCGGCGCTAACCAAGCCGCCGGAGCTTCTGCTTTCCAGGCTGTAAACCTCCAGTCTACTATTGAAGAGACTAACAAAACATTAGAGACCACTCTCTCTTCTTTATCTTCTGTGGATTCTTCACAATTACAAGAAATCCAAGCATTAGTAGCTTCTGCTGTCAACGGAACATCTAACTCCACAATTCAAGCACTGGAAACTCCTGATCTTCCTAAACCCTCCATAACCCCTAGACAGGAAGTTATGGAAATCAGCATGGCTCTAGCAAAAGCTATCGCCTCCCTTGGAGAAGCAACGGCTTCTGCTCTTTCCGATTATCAAAGTACACAAGCGCAAGCCTCAACTATGAACCGCTTATCTTTGGAATCTCAAGGACTCAAGATTGACTCAGAACGCGAAGAATACCGAAAAATGCAAGAGATTCAAAGTAAGGCAGGAAGCAACAAGACTCTCGAGACAGTAAACACTGTGATGATAGCTGTTTCAGTAACAATCACCGTAGTCTCAGTTGTTGCAGCTTTATTCACCTGTGGTTTGGGTCTTATAGGAACTGCTGCTGCTGGAGCCACCGCAGCGGCAGCTGCCGCAACTGCTGGAGCCACTGCTGGTGCTGCCGCCGCAACTTCCGTAGCAACAACTGTGGCAACACAAGTTACTGTGCAAGCAGTGATGCAAGCCATAAAAACAGCTATTGTGCAAGCTGTTAAGCAAGCAATCATGGAAGCTGTAAAAACAGCTGTAAAACAAGGTATTAAACAAATTATCAAACAAGCTGTGAAAGCTGCTGTGAAGACTCTTATGAAAAACATGTCTAAGATCTTCCAAACAGGGCAAAAAGCTCTTTCTAAATCCTTCCCTAAACTATCTAAAGTAATCAATGCTTTAGGAAACAAATGGGTAGCTGCAGGCATGGGTCTGGTTGTAGCTGTGCCAGCTTTAGTTAAAGGTATTGGGGATCTCAAATTATCCGAACTACAAACCGAACTTGCCGACATACAGAAAAAAACAGGAATGCTAACAGCACAATCAGAAATGATGAAGATGTTCACTATGTTTTGGCAACAAGCCAGTAAAATCGCCGCGAAACAAACTGACAGTGCTAACGAAATGCAGCAACAAGCAACTAAATTAGGTGCTCAAATTGCTAAAGCCTTCCAAGCTATTAGCTCAGGCTTAGCATCAGCAGTATAAAAATTATTTATTAAGGGGACATTTTTGCTATGACATCAGGAGTTAGTGGAAATAACAATACTGATCCTTCATTAGCTGCTCAGCTTGCACAAAATGCCAGTCTAGCAGCTGCTAAAGCTCAAGGACAAGGTAAAACAGGGAGTACACAAGGTACGCAAGAAGAGGTCGCCGCAGGTTTTGAGGATCTAATTCAGGAAACTCAAGCTCAGGGAACTTCTAAAAAAGAAGCTACTTCGCAAACATCAAAAAGTTCTAAAACTGATAAATCTGAAAAATCATCATCTTCTACATCAGTATCCAGTGCCTCGAGTACTGTTACAGCTCAAGCTGTAAAAGGGCCAAAAGGACTTCAACAAAATAACTATGAGCTACCACAGCTTCCCATTCCTGAGAATACAGAAGTCAACGGTGTTGTGATTAAAAAAGGCATGGGAACTCTTGCCCTATTGGGATTAATCATGACACTACTTGCACAAGCTAGTGCAAAATCCTGGTCTTCGCAGTTCCAACAACAAAACCAGGCTATCCAAAACCAAGTAGCTATGGCTCCAGAAATCGGGAACGCTATTAGAACTCAAGCGAATCACCAAGCTGCTGCTACAGAAGCGCAAGCTAAACAAAGCATGATCTCTGGTATTGTAAATATCGTAGGTTTTGCCGTTGCCGTCGGTGGCGGTATCCTTTCTGCAGCAAAAAGCTTAGGTGGATTAAAATCTGCAGCTTTTGCAAAAGAAACCGCAGGTGCTGCTGGATCCGCAGCCAGCTCTGCAGCGTCTCAAGCTTCAAAAGTTGCGGCAGATGCCACTAGCGCTGCTACTAAAACAGCAACAGCAGCTGCTTCCACTGCTGCAGGTTCTGCTGCTCAAAGCGCAGCAAAGGCAGCCGCAGGATTAGTAGACGACATGGCAGGCGCTGCTGCAAAAGCTACAGCAGGCGCTGCAGGAAAAAGCGGTGGCCTGTTTGGTAAAGCTTTAAATACCCCCGGATGGAAAGACAAAATTGCCCGAGGTATGAACGTAGTAAAAACTCAGGGGGGTCGCGCTGCAGCTTTCGCTGGTAGAGCCCTGTCTACGTCTATGCAGATGTCTCAGATGGTTCACGCGCTTACCGCAGGTATTGATGGGATCGTTGGGGGTGTTATGGGTGCCGAGATCGCTCACCACCAAAAACAAGCAGGTATGGCGGAAGCTCATGCTGAAGAATTAAAACAATTATCTTCTATTCAAAGCCAATATGCAGGACAAGCTCAACAGCTTCAAGAGCAGTCACAACAAAGCTTCAACTCTGCTTTGCAAACTCTGCAAAATATAGCTGATTCTCAAACACAAACAACTTCCGCAATCTTTAGCTAATATAGCTTTTCTTCTTAAGATAATAAAAAGGGCTCAATATTCATTTGAGCCCTTTTTATGTAAATCCGCTTTACATTAAGAAACTATGTAGCCTTGGCGAAATTCTTCATGATAGATTAAACGACAACCTACAACCATAAACACCACAGCAAGAAGTAATGCTCCCGACAGGCTTTCCCCTAAAAGCACCCAGCCATAAAATGCAGAAAATAAAGGCATAACAAGATTACAAAAAGAAAGGAACGTTGAAGAATATTTCCTCAACAACTTAGCATACAAATTGTAGCTAATGAGATTAGAAAACAGTATAAGAAAGAAAATTGCTTGAACAAAGAGAATGCCATTACTGACAGGAATAGGGTTCCAAGTTTCAACAACCATAGAGTGTCCCAAAGATAAAACTCCGGAAACAAGCATAGCGTAAGCGTTGATTGCCATTACTGACAGAGAGGAGTTCTTTTCTATTTTTCTTAACAACGTCCACCCAAAAGCAGAAAAACACGTCGCAAGTAATAATAAAATTTCAGGAATACCTAACTGCCAGCTCCACGTACTTGTGTCACTACCCCCAAAGAATAGGTAGGAAAGATAACCAAATAGCCCCAGAATCAATCCCCCCAACTTCTTTAATGTTACAGTCTCTCGCAACTGGATATAAGAAAACAATGCGGAAATAAACGGAGAAAGTCCATAGATAAAACAAGCCTTTGAAGAAGATAAGTTCTGCAAACCTAGAAACTCACAAACATTCGTTAGATAAAACCCAACTATTGATAAAATCAAAACGGGAACATACGCCTGTTTTGGTAGTTTTAACGACCCTTTTTTCCACAATACGATTCCCACCAACACTAAACCAGCAATCAGCATGCGACTGCCTGTTACAAATAAAGGAGCCGAAGCCTCCATTGCTAATTTGCTAAAGGCAAAAGACGAGGACCAGATAAAAGCAGTAAAAAATACTAAAAAAATAGACATGAAGAAGTAGTTTCTGGAATAGAAAACATGCTATTATAAAAGAATAAAACTTTGGCTCCAACTCAAATATACTTTTATCATTAAACATCTCTAAAAAACTCAGGATTCCCCCACTTAAATACACAGTTTTTTTAAGAAAACTCCCTTGCTTTGATCCAGAAAAACGTTACAATAACAGGCTTAGAAAAACTCTTAATGGAGAGAAGATGATCCGCGTAATTTGCAACAATGAAACTTATGAGCTGCCTGAGGGCACCACAGCTGCTGATTTCGCGAGCAAAATAAAAAATTCTCATTACTTTGCTGGCGTTGTTATAAACGATCAAATTAAAGATCTGTCTACAACCCTACACAAAGGAGACACCTTAAGATTTGTTACCTTTATGGACCCTGAAGGAAGAGAAATTTTTTTACATACTTCTGCTCACATTCTAGCTCAGGCTATACTACGTTTATGGCCAGACGCTATCCCCACTATAGGTCCTGTTATCGATCAGGGATTTTACTACGATTTCGCCAATCTTTCTATCAGCGAAGACGACTTCTTAATGATTGAAAATATGATGGGCCAAATATCTGAAGAAAAGTTTGTAGTGCAGAAAAAAACATTTCACAACAAACAAGAGGCCCTAAAAGAATTCGCCCATAATCCCTTTAAAGTAGAACTCATACAAGAGCTCCCAGAAGGAGAGAGTATTACCGCCTACTCCCAAGGGGAATTTATGGATCTCTGTCGGGGTCCCCACTTGCCCTCCACCGCCCCTGTAAAAGCTTTTAAGCTTTTACGCACATCAGCAGCCTATTGGAGGGGGGATCCTCAAAGAGAATCTTTAGTAAGAATCTATGGCGTGGCCTTCCCTACAACAAAAGAATTAAAAGAACATCTACACCAGTTGGAAGAGGCAAAAAAACGCGATCACCGTGTTTTAGGAACCAAACTCGATCTTTTTTCTCAACAGGAGTGTTCAGCAGGAATGCCTTTTTTCCATCCGAGAGGAATGATTATTTGGGACGCCCTTATAGGGTATTGGAAACGCTTACATCAACTTGCGGGATATAAGGAAATCCAAACTCCTCAGCTTATGAACCGTAGCCTTTGGGAAGTTTCTGGACATTGGAGTAACTATAGAGAAAATATGTATACTCTAAAGATAGAGGACGAAGACTACGCAATTAAGCCCATGAATTGCCCTGGATGCATGTTGTATTATAAAACACGTCTGCATAGCTATAAGCAATTTCCCTTAAGAATTGCAGAGATTGGTCACGTACATCGCTACGAAATCTCTGGAGCTCTTTCAGGACTTATGCGAGTACGTGCATTCCATCAAGATGACGCTCACGTATTTCTAACCCCCGAACAAGTAGAAGAGGAAACATTAAATATTTTACACCTAGTTTCTGAATTATACTCAACATTTGGACTAGAATATCATTTAGAGTTGTCAACACGCCCAGAAAAAGCAACAATTGGAAGTGATGAACTATGGGAGCTAGCGACAGCAGCTTTGGAGCGTGCTCTTGTCAATTCAAACACTCCTTTCATTATCAATCCTGGAGACGGAGCTTTTTACGGACCGAAAATTGACATTCATGTGAAGGACGCCATCCAACGTACGTGGCAATGTGGAACAATCCAACTCGATATGTTCCTACCCGAACGATTTGAGTTAGAATACACAAATGCTCAGGGAGAAAAAAGCACTCCAGTTATGTTGCATCGCGCTTTGTTTGGTTCTATTGAAAGATTCTTAGGTATTCTTATAGAGCATTTCAAAGGAAGATTCCCCTTATGGCTCAGTCCTGAACATATCAGATTAATTACTGTGGCAGACCGCCATCAACCTCGAGCTCAAAAGCTTGCTACAGCGTGGCAAAAATTAGGCTTTGTAGTTACAGTAGACGATTCTAATGAATCTGTAAGTAAAAAAATACGGAACGCACAAAATATGCAAGTAAACTATATGGTTACTTTGGGAGATCGGGAAATTGAGCAAAACACCTTAGCAATACGTACCCGAGACAACCGAGTTTTAAATGACATGACAGAGGACAAATTCATAAATACTATACTTGAAGAAAAGAACTCTTTGAGTTTAACTCCACTATTGTAGAAAACCCAGATCCAAGGAAGAGCATCTCCAATGAAAACCATCGCTGTCAATAGCTTTAAAGGTGGAACAGCAAAAACATCGACAACTCTACATTTAGGTGCAGCTTTAGCGCAATACCACAACGCTCGCGTGCTCCTCATTGATTTTGATGCTCAAGCAAATCTTACTTCAGGACTGGGTCTTGACCCCGATTGTTACGACAGCTTAGCTGTCGTTCTTCAGGGTGAAAAAAATATTCGTGAAGTTATTCGCCCCATCGAGGATACAGGATTAGATTTAATTCCTGCTGATACTTGGTTAGAGCGTATAGAAGTTTCCGGAAATTTAGCCGCTGACCGTTATTCTCACGAACGTCTAAAACATATTCTAACCTCTGTAGGAAATGACTACGACTATGTGATCATTGATACGCCCCCCTCTCTATGCTGGCTTACAGAGTCTGCATTAATTGCAGCACAATATGCCTTAATTTGTGCCACTCCTGAATTTTACAGTGTTAAGGGTCTAGAAAGATTGTCATCATTTATTCAAGGCATTTCGTCACGCCATCCGCTGAGTATCCTTGGAGTTGCTCTTTCCTTCTGGAACTATCGTGGTAAAAATAACGCCGCTTTTGCTGACTTAATCCATAAGACATTCCCTGGAAGACTTTTAAATACTAAGATTCGTCGAGACATTACGATTTCTGAAGCCGCTATTCACGGGAAACCTGTCTTTGCTACCGCGCCTTCAGCACGGGCTTCCGAAGATTATCTCAATCTAACCAAAGAATTGTTAATTTTACTGAGGGATATGTAATCCTATGGGAAATTTAAAAACGTTGTTGGAGAGCCGTTTCAAGAAAAATACACAAGATAAAATGGAAACGCTTACACGTAAACGTATGGAAGGCGAGCACTCCCCTTTCTTAAGCAGATTTTCCGATGTAAAATTATCCCCACAAGAAGAAGAAAAATTCCGCCAATTGTTACAACATTACACGTTCGAGGATCAGATTTCCGAAGAAGATTTCAAGAGTCTTTGTAATCTCTCTGCCCAAATCAAACAAATCCACCATCAAGCAGTACTGTTGCATGGCGAACGTATAAAAAAAGTGCGTGATTTACTAAAAATTTACCGAGAAGGGGCTTTTTCAGCTTGGCTACTACTTACCTATGGCAACCGTCAAACTCCTTATAATTTTCTTGTCTATTACGAACTCTTTTCTACTCTCCCCGAACCCTTGAAAATAGAAGCTGAAAAAATGCCAAGGCAGGCTATTTACACATTAGCCTCTCGCCAAGGGTCTCAAGAAAAAAAAGAAGCTATTATCCGGAATTACCGCGGAGAAAGTAAAGGAGAACTCCTAGATATTATCAGAAGGGAATTTCCTCTAATTTCTACAGATCGTCGTCAGATATGCTTAGCAAAACAAGCACTATCTATGCTTTCCAAAGGCTCAGAATTATTAAAAAAATGCTCAGAATTGTCTCCTGAGGATCAGGCTGCCCTTGAAAAATTGATAAAAAAGCTTCAAAAAGTTAAAAGTAATTTCATTCCCAATACAAAGGTCTAAATATGGCAGCGAAATCAAAAACACTGGAACTGGAAGATAATGTTTTTCTTATTCTTGAAGGAAATTTAAAAAGAATTTTTGCCACCGCTATTGGCTACACAACATTCCGAGAATTTCAAAATGTTGTTTTTAACTGCTCTAATGGCCAACAGGAAATAGCAAATTTCTTTTTTGAAATGCTCATTAATGGGAAACTCATCCATGATCTTCCTACAGAACAAAAACAAGCATCTCAAAGCTTAATAGCCGAGTTCATGATGTTGATTCGTGTTGCTAAAGACATTCACGAACGTGGTGAATTTATTAACTTCATCACATCGGATATGCTCTCTCAGCAAGAACGTTGCGTGTTTTTAAATCGTTTGTCTAGAGTAGACGGCCAAGAATTTCTAATAATGACAGATGTACAAAATACCTGCCATTTGATTCGTCATCTATTAGCACGACTTTTGGAAGCACAAAAGAATCCTATAGGGGAGAAAAACCTCCTAGAAATTCAAGAAGATATCGTATCATTGAAGAATCACTTCGAAGAACTAGAAAAATCTCTTCAATAAAATAAAATTATATGAACAAAAAAAAGCGCGTACTTACCGGTGATCGACCAACAGGCAAGCTGCATTTAGGTCACTGGGTAGGCTCTATAAAAAATCGTTTAGACTTACAGAATAACCCGGCGTACGACTGCTTTTTCATCGTTGCGGATCTCCACACTCTTACAACCAGAATACGTAAAGAACAAGTGCTAGATGTTGATAACCATATTTATGAAGTTCTTGCAGACTGGTTAAGTGTGGGGATAGATCCGAATAAATCTACCATCTATTTACAGTCAGCCGTACCTGAAATCTACGAACTCTACCTACTGTTTTCCATGTTAATTTCGATCAATCGAATCATGGGGATTCCGAGTCTTAAGGAAATGGCAAAGAACGCTTCTATAGAAGAGGGTGGTTTGTCCTTTGGGTTGGTGGGCTATCCAGTTTTACAAAGCGCGGATATTCTTCTTGCCAAAGCGCAACTCGTTCCCGTAGGTAAGGATAATGAGGCCCATATAGAACTAACTCGTGATATTGCTCGCAATTTTAATCGTTTATATGGAGAGATATTCCCCGAACCAGAGACTCTACAAGGAGAACTTACCTCTCTAGTCGGCATTGACGGTCAAGGGAAAATGAGTAAATCCGCAAACAACGCAATCTACCTTTCTGATGATGATGCAACTATCAAAGACAAGATCAGAAAAATGTATACCGACCCAAATCGGATTCACGCTACGACCCCTGGGAGAGTCGAAGGGAACCCTTTATTCATCTATCATGATATTTTCAATCCTAATAAAGAAGAAGTTGAAGAATTTAAAACACGCTACCGTCAAGGATGTATAAAAGATGTTGAGGTAAAGGCACGCCTTGCCGAAGAACTTATTCTCTTTTTACAACCTTTTAAAGAAAAACGTGCCGAACTACTTGCAAAACCTCAAGCCCTTCAAGACGCATTGCAACTGGGCACAGAAAAAATGCGTGCTGTAGCAAAAGAAACTATGGAAGAAGTCCATGATACCTTAAGGTTAAGCCATAAATGGCGCTCTCGTTTACTACCTTAATTGTTATACACTCCTATGACCTTTGAATTACGAGCTGCTTTTTCGCCTTGTGGGGATCAGCCCGAAGCTATTGCTAAACTTACTCAAGGCATACGTAATCACATTCCATCTCAGGTGTTGTTAGGCACTACAGGATCAGGAAAAAC
Encoded here:
- the trpS gene encoding tryptophan--tRNA ligase, translating into MNKKKRVLTGDRPTGKLHLGHWVGSIKNRLDLQNNPAYDCFFIVADLHTLTTRIRKEQVLDVDNHIYEVLADWLSVGIDPNKSTIYLQSAVPEIYELYLLFSMLISINRIMGIPSLKEMAKNASIEEGGLSFGLVGYPVLQSADILLAKAQLVPVGKDNEAHIELTRDIARNFNRLYGEIFPEPETLQGELTSLVGIDGQGKMSKSANNAIYLSDDDATIKDKIRKMYTDPNRIHATTPGRVEGNPLFIYHDIFNPNKEEVEEFKTRYRQGCIKDVEVKARLAEELILFLQPFKEKRAELLAKPQALQDALQLGTEKMRAVAKETMEEVHDTLRLSHKWRSRLLP
- a CDS encoding DUF5414 family protein, translating into MAAKSKTLELEDNVFLILEGNLKRIFATAIGYTTFREFQNVVFNCSNGQQEIANFFFEMLINGKLIHDLPTEQKQASQSLIAEFMMLIRVAKDIHERGEFINFITSDMLSQQERCVFLNRLSRVDGQEFLIMTDVQNTCHLIRHLLARLLEAQKNPIGEKNLLEIQEDIVSLKNHFEELEKSLQ